A genomic segment from Biomphalaria glabrata chromosome 16, xgBioGlab47.1, whole genome shotgun sequence encodes:
- the LOC106075351 gene encoding uncharacterized protein LOC106075351, translating to MSEITIALVGKTGHGKSSTGNTILRKDAFEESNTTTYATEILTLQRADFGNYKVKVYDIPGLESQTFSQKHIIRQFYSLMESAGKIDLFIFAYSYPSRFTIEEAKVLSKLQDTFGHDFLEKHGMMVVTRGDLCKRDASGDGVPTEECFRKWCENSGDKFKSLREMVSDRILLVCNRGTFEHNTDRMVSSRKLHEIAITMHNRGTPFKKEEFERIHKWCTIA from the coding sequence ATGTCAGAAATAACTATAGCACTAGTTGGTAAAACTGGACATGGGAAATCCAGCACTGGAAATACCATTTTACGAAAAGATGCATTTGAAGAAAGCAATACGACGACATATGCAACAGAAATTTTAACATTGCAACGTGCTGACTTTGGGAACTATAAAGTCAAAGTCTATGATATACCTGGACTAGAGTCACAAACGTTTTCCCAAAAACATATCATACGCCAATTTTATTCACTTATGGAGTCCGCTGGGAAAATTGATCTGTTTATCTTTGCATATAGCTATCCGTCTCGCTTTACCATTGAAGAGGCAAAAGTACTTTCCAAACTTCAGGACACTTTTGGGCATGATTTTCTTGAGAAACACGGCATGATGGTAGTCACTCGTGGAGACCTTTGCAAAAGGGACGCTTCTGGTGATGGCGTTCCCACTGAGGAATGTTTTAGGAAGTGGTGTGAAAACTCTGGAGACAAATTCAAAAGCTTAAGAGAAATGGTCAGTGATAGGATACTTCTTGTTTGTAATAGAGGCACTTTTGAACATAACACTGATAGAATGGTTTCGTCTAGAAAGCTGCATGAGATAGCAATAACAATGCATAATAGAGGAACACCCTTTAAGAAAGAAGAGTTTGAAAGGATCCATAAATGGTGTACAATAGCATAA